gaaaaagatTTATGAAAAGCCAAGAGTTAAAATCTATTGATTTtaggattataatttaaaattattcaagagGGGAGACAGGGAAAATATTATTTGCCAAATTACGCGTCCTATTTTGTACTATTTGAAGctgaatattaaatttgttaaattattgTGAAGCTCAAGAAATAATATGTTGAATTGTTTAGATGGTGGAAAGGACACACTAACAAACTCTTTCCTCTTTTCAACAATCgctctttaaaaataaatatatacaacAAAAGAATCATTTTctacttaaatatatatatatcttttttgtttatgcttAATTTTCCTTATAACAACTGAAGACAACGAGACTGCACTGCAAAAAAACCAAGGTGGGCAAGGAGAAAATGGCATCTATTTTAGCGATCGGCACTGCAAATCCACCCGACTGTTTCGGCCAGGCTGACTATCCAGACTTCTACTTCCGAGTCACTAAAAGCGAGCACATGACACAGTTAAAGGACAAGTTCAAGAGAATATGTAAGCAATACACATGCATGATTTCTCATCTTCGGATGGGTTTTGATCATTCTTTCCATTGCCAATCACACTGCTTTCACGAAGGGAAGAAGAGAGCTAGAGAGGACTGTACGTGGAGTGCTAAGAGCTCCAATATTCCATGCATGTCTTTCTGCCATTATACATGATAGCTCTGTagctccctttttttttttcctgcttaaGTCTAATTACATCTGAGCAAATATTCCCCCCAAATGGCGAGGCAGGATTTATAGTTCAGAAACCAGAAATCTAGAGTCCTCGTAAAGGGTTACGTATACCTACAGGATTAGCTGATGCATGTAATGAAGTGAGGGTAGAGACGGGGCAAGTGGAGGCTCGggttcctataaaaaaaaattattttttttaaggttatattCATATCGTGTCcgttataaacaaaaaataaaaataaagtgataTTGTAgttaaaaatactatatattttttttaaataagactaagaaaaattaactttgattcGAGGGATGCACATTAAAATCCATATAATGGGATCGAAGCCGATTTCATATATAGGTAACGTTACATGTATCTCACCGCGCGCTGATGTGCAggtgaaaaatccaaaataaggAAACGTTACATGTATCTCACCGAAGATACTATCATGAAGAAACCCTAGCTTAAGCACCTACGATGCCGCGTCTCTCGACGCACGTCAAGAAATTCTGGTCACTGAGGTATCCAAACTCGGCAAGGAAGCAGCATTGAAGACCATTGAAGAATGGGGCCAGCCCAAATCAAAGATCACCCACCTTTTATTTAGCACTTCTTCAGGTATCCATATCCCGGGTGCAGATCATGAGCTTACTAAGCTCCTTGGCCTTGAACGTTCTGTCAAGAGATTCCTGATGTATCAACAAGGCTGCTTCACAGCAGCCCAAGCCCTCCGCCTTTCCAAAGACCTTGCTGAGAATAACCCCGGGGCACGTGTTCTCATCGTGTGTTCTGAGAACATGACTGTTTGTTTCCGAGCACCATCTGAGACTCACTTGGATATTCTTGTAGGCTCTGCGATTTTCTCTGATAGTGCTGCTGCTGTCATTGTTGGGGCTGATCCTGACACAGCTACCGAGCGCCCTTTATTTCAACTTGTGTCAGCGGAGCAGTGTATTGTTCCTGACTCGGATGGTGGAATAGTTACGTGAAATGGGGATGTCCTATTACTTGCATAAAATGGTGCCCAAGGTTGTTGCGAAAGGCGCTGCGCAATGCTTGGTGGAGACATTCAGTGCACGATATGGGATCAAGGACTGGAATTCTCTGTTTTACATTGTCCATCCTGGAGGTCCAGGCGTTTTGAACAAGTTTGAAGAGCACATTGGCTAGACGAAAGATAAATTAAGAGCAACTCGGCACGTGCTAACTGAGTATGGAAACATGTGGAGTCCAAGTGTGTTCTTCGTTCTTGATGAGATGAGGAGAAGATCAGCCAAGGAAGGGAAAGCCACCACTGGAGAAGGATTGGATCCAGGTGTGCTGTTCGGGTTCGGCCCTGGCGTAACTATCGAGACCATAGTACTCCGTAGCTTCGCTACAGATTGAATGACTACTTGGGGAGCGGACTCGTCAAGAATACTGGAAGGATCATGCATGGTTAAGGTAACTCTGTgtcagttttttgtttttcagattTGATGATTCAATAAAGCATCTGTGCGGAGGATCCGGCTCCTGTGATAAGATCGGACTTCTCTCACGAAGTTCCTGTTGTTTTAGcatttgttatttttgaaattgaataagatttaattattatgttattaGAAGAGGTGGGATGCATCCCAGTGAGTTTCActtgaatttattaatttgattcatgTTCTACAATGCCTTTGGAAAATCTCTGAAAGCCCTGCAATGGATTCTCCGAAGAACATTTCTTTCCGAATCGGCTCCCTTCGGGATCCTTTTTTACAACAGAAAAACCTTACGTTAACTAAACACAACGATTGATGGCTGTGTTAAGACACTAAACACAACGATTCTGTGAGAGAATGACAAAACCTTACGTTAACTATGTTGGGTATATAGAACACAACGTCCTCTGTATATCCATATGTTAGATTTTGAGCCAAGAGAGAAATCGAAGACAAAACTCGAGCGTTGCTCAAGATAGGATTGCAAGTTTAAACTCGAAATTTGAAATTGTGGATTATAATTGTCATTACAATGTTATAATCCATGTTTATATATACAAGTGAGATTACCAATTGCTATATATTTATCATTCTAAACTTAATTGTTTTATGAAAGACCCTAGAGACTTCCTTCCAATTCTTTTACTGAAAATTAACAATGCTTAGAACATATCTCTGGAATTAATAATGAAAGAAATCCAACTAAAACTTATATTTGCAATATTCTGGCATTACTTTTGcacttcaataaaaatatattcagaaTGTTATTGAGCACACAATTACAAGAAATTTTATAATACTTAAAATCACGTTAGTTATTTCataaaacatacttttaaaaaataaataaatacaagtagAAGAGAAATATTAGTTGattataatttctttcattCATTACTTTAAAAGAGCATGCATGATCCTTAACTAGCAGTTTACTAggcaataataatttaaatatgataaattgGCAATATTTGCCAAGATGGACCTTGTTtttgaatagtaaaattattattactagtttttttgttttttttttactttgactATAGACTCATCATCATTGTAGATtggtataaaaaatttaatattttatccttataacaaaaataattgtgtGTGGGTATGCTCGTGCTATTGGGGTGACATGCACTACATCATCTGGTGGCCAAACTCCAGTATTCATGATGACTTTGGTGCCGTTTGGTAATGCGGTAGGAACTGAGGTGCAGTCAAAACGCAATGTTAAGGTGTTTGGTTACGTTTGAAACGTGGGTTGAAAATGGTGGGACCCATCACCCGTACAGCTGAAGCTGTGGTTAGAAAAAAGTAGCAAGCAGCTGCTGCTGACCACCAGCAacctcaagtaaaaaaaattcaccgacactttttaaacattaaaaaaacagccgttggataattaaaaaattgctaCTGCTCTCCCAGCAAAACTCCTCTGTTACAATTTATTAATTCCAACGGCCTCACTTCTCAAAAATTCTCCTCCCCTCCTCCCCACTCATCCACTGTCAAAGAATTCAAGTTTCCCTATCTTGCCGTTCACTGTTCAGCATCCTTTCTTCCCACCTAGCAAATCCCTCCTCCATTGTTATCCTTTCTTGCCAAGCTCCTGAGCTGGTGAGGTTGCAGCAAAATTGTCCAGCCGTTGCCACTGTGTCCCTCCTCCCTGTCACATAAAAAACAGGGTGAGCTCACAAACAACACTCACGGCAAAAAAAAGCTATCATCTACTGTCAAATAAGAATTGCCCCTTCTGTTTTTCTACCCGAAATGGCTTGCCATGCGACTGATGTTGTAGATCCACATCATATAAAGGTATATCgccatttgtttaattttgaagttcatCTGCagcattttaataattttcccGTTTGTATTTCTTCTCACAATTTGTTCGGGATTGTTCATGTTATGCCTGCAGATCCGATTCACTTGAGAGGCAAAATAACAAGGGGACACTGAAATTATTTGGACAAAACGGAGACGGTTATGCAGTAGAGAGTATGTTTTCTGTTAAAATTTTACGCCTCCCTACAGATAATTATagatatgtatatatgtttAGGTGTTGTGTATTGTTCTGGGTTacaatattttatgaatatatttgtGCTGTAAGGATTGTGAATTAAGCATAGCATTCTGCCTGCATTGATGCtgatatgggaaaaaaaaaaaaaagcaggatGTCCTCACGTTCACAAAACAAGGACAAGTTATCCTTACCCACAGGCATAGAGGCATCGCTTTCTTGCCCAACCCCCCCAACCGTGATGATGttcgttattttatttttgtttctgttttgttttttaaaagttagaaATTGTGATATTGAGTGTCTCCTTGTCCATAGTGAGAACAAATGGACTTATATATCGCtgagatggagatggagaaaTGTCTGCGTAATATTGTTAATACAGCTTGCTCAAGCTCTTCAAACGAATTTCATATTAGTCTTAAAGAGGCCTTTGCTTGATATACCATCCCGTTCATTAATTGATGGAAGAAGTCCCagatcatgcattttaattATAGGAAGATGTTTGAATTTCAACTGTTAAATTAAGCTCTTGGAATGGTGCTTCTAGCTGAGAATctgagagagagacagagagagatggAGAAGATAACATTCTCGTTTTAGGTTTTCCAAAACCTCATTCCAATATTGCCAGTTCGGCTGGAAACTGAGTTAACAGCTAATggatttcaattataattatgatgCATGAAGATTTGCAGTATTGATGTGTGCTGTTTGTTGGACACATGCATATGGTATGGAATGGCTAGAATTGTTATATAGAATGGTAATCACTTGTTATAGAATGTTATAATAAGATCAAAAATTGCTCCAGACATAcagcttttaattttaattgttctttacCGTAGTACACCATTGCATGTCATATACACTTCCTTCCAATATTACGCAAATGATTAACATATTATAAAAATGCATGATGTTTGCTTGCAAATATGTTATCCAAATAGGAATGGATAATCCAGAAACTATTGATAAAGCTGCTTGGAATAAAGAAATGTTGCATGTATTTTGTGACCTTTCCATCAAGGCCATCGACATGGGAATGAGACCGAATACGCATTTCGACAAGGCCGGTTGGAAATATTTGCAAACATCTTTCAAAGAAATGACTGGTCACGCATTCACAAAGACACAATTGAAGAACAAATGGGATGGCTGCAAAAAGGATTGGAGGATATGGACGAAGCTCATTTCAGAAACTGGTGTGGGCTGGAGTGCAGAATTAGGGACAATTTCTGCAAGTGATGAGTGGTGGAAAACCAAAATTCAGGTTATTTTGCTgcctctttaatttttaatttctttaaatatcaGTTTAGTAATTACCAAATATTTTAGACAAGCTGcattaaataattcaattttttctgtGTAGGAAATAAGAGGTGCAAAAAAGTTTAGGCACGCCGGTATCGAACCGTCTTTACGGTTGAAGTTCGACAGAATGTTCTCCAACATTGTTGCTACTGGACAGTATGCATGGGCACCATCGGCTGGAATGCGTCGTGATGATAATGTTGGTGTTGCTGAGGATCCAAATGCCAATGACGAACAACCTGATTTGGAAGAAGGAAGCGGTGATTCAGAAGAGGATGGAATTCCAAATTTCACCGATGATGTGTGCAACATGGTTAGAGGGGTTAATATGTCAAGCAGTAGCAACACACGCAGCAGTGGAAAGAGAAAAGCAAGAGAGCTTGACGttcaagaagggaaaaaaaaaagaaattctggAATTGGGATGCAACTACTATCCCGGTTTGATCACATGGTTGACAGCATGTCAAACTGTAGTGATTCCACATCTATATGTAGAGATAAGAAAGGGTGTAGTATTCATGAGGTTATGAATGAGTTACACTCAGTAGAAGGCGTTCAAATTGGTGATGATTTTCATGCGTATGCTACTATGTTCTTGGGTACGAGGAGGAATAGAGAAATGTGGTCAACTATGGGTAGTATTGAAAACAAGATGAAATGGTTGCAAAAAATGTTTACACTGCGTAAGGCACCTTAGCCGGGGAGGTATATATTGATCCCAAATgcatgattttataaatttgttgataatattattatctaaattGTTAtgtaacatgttttaaaatgtcTTGACAATTATGTATTTTTGCAGATATCTGAAGATGATAATCGGCCATACTTGTTCGGGATCctatttgtaattttaacaaTTCTCATCTGACATGGAGATGCTATGTGCAAGTTCTATTTTTCAGTTATGGAGCagtaatatttgttatttttatgctaAGGACTGTATATTAAAGTATCGAAAAGTTGTAGTGTTATTCGATACGTGCTACGTATTTGCAATTCAAGACTTTTCTATGTATTTGTAATGCAATATGATGTGGACAATGCTTTTAGAGTTTACGAAATATGCATGCTTTAATGCAACTTGTAGAAAATGCAAACAATTGGTTGTTAAATTATCGACATTAAAAATTGGAATTATAAAGTATAGCGCTCGGAAAAGCCAATCATATAtccattataaaagaaaaatcagcattttcttggttttagtTTGGGTTACAAATATAAATTGTAGTCTAGCAGCTTgttaacttattaatttatatttctaattatacATGTGATGCGCATTACCggtaagggaaaaaaattatacaaaatattatacatattacgACTTCTAGCTTCTCATCCATGGCACCACCCAATTCTGTGAAAATTCTGGAGCTCTGCCAAGTTGCCCCAGCCTGCAGCTCAATCCTTCAAACACTGAGTTCACTCTCCCCCTCACTTTCATAGATATCATTTGGCTCAAATTCCCCCCAGCCGAGagcattttcttttatgaactCATCGAGTCAAGTCCTACTGTTTTCAAATCAATTATCCttccaaaactcaaaaaatcaCTCTCTCATGCGCTAGTCAATTTTCTTCCACTAGCTGGCAATCTCATATGGCCTCAAGATTCTCCTAATCCCATAATCTTATACACTCCAAATGATGCAGTTTCACTAACCATTGCCGAGTCCAGTGCAGAATTCGGTCGTCTCTCGAGCAATGAAATTCGTGAAGCTATCGAGTCACGTCCTTACATACCCGAGTTGTGTATATCTGACACTGGCTTCAGTTCTTGCTCTGCAAATAACATTGTTTCCTAATAAAGGGTTTAGCATAAGCTTCGTTACCCACCATGCAGTTCTTGATGGGAAAACTACGGCCATGTTCATTAAAGCATGGGTTTATATATGCAAACACcaagaacttgaaaaaaatgatcaacCACCCTTGTTGCCTGATGAGTTAATCCCTTCTTTTGATAGGTCAGTTATCAAAGATGTGtaaaatagttgaaaaaaaaatgaaaggattcAAAATACAATTCACATAGTTAGAGACTGTGATAGAACCACTCCTCCCCTTGCACGCGCACTTCGATTATAGAAGATAAGACGTGACAATGCTCCCTGCACTTGGGTTACAGAAGATAAAAGTAAAGATACAAACAATTGCaagattcaaaatataattcacaTGCAAAAAACAAGCAAGTGGTACACTGCAAAAAACGAATCCTGCACTTGGGTTACTGCAAAAAACGAATCTTGCACTTGGGTTACTGCAAAAAACGAACGAATCCTGCACTTGGGTTACTGAAAAAAACGAATCCTGCACTTGTGCACTTGGGTTACTGCAAAAAACGAATCCTGCACTTGGGTTACTGCAAAAAACGAATCCTGCAATTGGGTTACTGCAAAAAACGAATCCTGCACTTGTGTTACATAAGAGAAAACAGCATAGAAAACGTGACAATGCTCCCTACACTTGGGTTTAAGAAGAGAAAACGTGATAATAGCTGGAACCAAaacgaaaaggaaaagaagaatcaACCTCACATGCACCTGCAATGCATCATCACAAGTCCACCACCGGCAACCAAAAGATAAACATTGGCAAGATAAAGATGGCAGCATGCTGAGACAGAGATGCAGGGGAACACACTCATTGGCGTCAACTGCAGTAGCACCATCATCGGGAGAGAAGCAAGCAACATATTCTGGAGAGTGAGAAGAGCAGGAACAGAGGAACACCATCAGTCAAGTCCACCACCGTTCCCCGCCGTTCCCATCGCCAACCACACCTCGCGCCGCCAAGGGTAACGTTCTCTGTTCTTCACCTTCTCCATCGCTCGCCTGCTGATCACTTTCATcgtctccactgttcacgtgaaatGTGAACAGTGGacaatgtatatatatactttcatttaacaatttctttcaatatttttgtttagtgTACATGGGTCATTGTTGTCCTGCAGCATTCAGGAAGCTTGCGTTTACATATCTTGGAATTAAAGAGCATGTCCTTTTCAAATGCATAGAAGATCTCATTCAAAAGTCCTGTTTATTACCCCAGCAGAGGTCGCACAGCAGCTAAGTAGTAGAATATAATCGTGCAGGTATTACATCAaacattgtgttttatttgaaaaaaaaaaaattgtttgacaTGATTCAAGTGTTTATTTATCTAGGATTATACATATGGAAGAAGCACGTTTAAATGCACTATTCAATGAAGCTCTTGATAATGATTATGATAATATAATGGATCGTGTTGTTGATCACATTCATTATCGTGGTGATGATGACAACGGTGGGTCGGGAGGGGATGGTGATGATGGTGCAAATGACGACGACGACAATGACGACGATGACAATGACGACGACGATGATGAGAATGAtgatagtgatgatgatgatgaatcaTTTTGGAAGCGagaatttgatatgaaaaagtTAGCTGTGTGCACAGCTGGGGCACTAAACATGTTTAGAATGCATGGTTTCTTACAATACAGGCATGCGTTGGTTAACTGAAATTTTACGAGGACATTGGCAACGATGTGTCAACATGTTTAGAATGGACACATCAACTTTGTTGAGCCTATGTAGTGATTTAGAAACAACGTATGGGTTGAAGCCTTCGAGAAGGATGAGTGTGATTGAAAAAGTTGCTATATTTCTATATACAATAGCACTAGGAGCATCGAATAGGGAGGTGCAAGAGCGATTTCAACACTCAGGAGAAACTATTAGTAGATGCATTAAAGAAGTCCTCGAAACCGTATGTTTGTTTGCGGCCGATGTCATAAAACCAGATGACCCGAGTTTTACAAGCACACCACGAGAAATTGCAATGAATCCGAAATATATGCCTCATTTCAaggtaagaaaaatatttgtgttattaTTGTCAGTATTCAATGCCAAGAAAATTTTATGCATGTTGGcattatattataaatgttttttttttttttttcagaattgtaTTGGTGCTATTGATGGAACACATGTGCGAGCTTGTATATCAACagaaaatcaaattccatttattgGAAGAAAGGTGTTCCGACTCAAAACATAATGGCTGCTTGTAATTTTTGACATGCGATTCACGTTTGTGTGGGCAGGATGGGAAGGTAGTGCCCATGATACACGTATTTTTCATGAGGCCATTGAGAATAGAAATATAAACTTCCCTAAACCACCAGAAGGTAGTTATACAACATAACTTGTTATGTacttatacataaaaaatttggtttttatttactaattaCATGACGAATTTTGATGTTGTTTCTAATTACAGGTAAATACTATTTGGTTGATGCTGGATATCCAAATGAGTATGGTTATTTAGGTCCGTATAAAGGTGAGAGATATCACTTACAAGATTTTAGGCGTCGTGGACAACCTAGAAATCAGCAAGAAGTTTTTAATCGTGCACATTCATCGCTACGTAATGTCATAGAATGATCTTTTGGAGTATGGAAACAAAGGTGGAGGATTTTACAAAACATGCCTGcttatccatacaaaatacaagtAGAATTTGTAGTTGCATCAATGGCACtacataattacattagaagAAGATCGCATGATGATGTTGCATTTgcggaatttgatcgcaatcccagTTATGTACCTGATGACATTTTACCAGATGTTGTGGCACGCCCTGAAAGCATTGGAAACAATAGGCAAAGCAGGATGAATTTCGTACGTGATGGGATTGCAGATAGTTTGATGGAAGAATGAAGCATAATTTATATAACGTCTTCTTTGATTAATGATGTAATAGCAGTACTTAACTctacaatattttatattgcaaaACAAGAATATTCATATATGtcttttatagttatttttttacctcAATTGCAAAAGCTTGCTTGTATGGGATTATAGAACTTTTCATTAATGAACcagtaatataatatttttttcatgttgtaaaaaattattgttgcgaCCGGCACACAAAAACGTTCTGAACACGTAGAacaatccaattaaaaaaatttattatgaaaaaaaaaaatttatattttttgggaaCGCAGTTTGCACCGCATAAACGGTTACCAAAACACTGTAAACTgcttttttgttcaacctcaatttcaaccacagttttaaccaaacacatatttttccaaaccaacctcaacaaaaaagtactttttttgaaaacagcttttttaaaaccacaaccacaacagcaacctcaataccaaacacaccctttaATTCTCTTGATGGCTTTTCCTTTCTTGGACGGCTCATGCAACCAAAATATCTAGGGTTTTGAGAtgacaatcattttttttttcttttttatttcgtcTCTTCCCCTTAATTTTAGCaactttctttatatatttttaaagcagcattttaatttatttttcttttaaatttaatttatgttctttttattactatttattttattttagataatccataaaattaaaattttctttcaaaataattctccttttattttttttaacttttagatttgatttttatttttttttattgtaattttttaaattactctcttaattaaattatttttttaattgcatctcttgatattttatatcatttttttaattgaattatttttgtaattacatcagtccatattttattttatttcatatcagatttgatcttgttgttttaattgtaatttgttttattttttaattattttttattaaaatatttttttatatccctcaatattttttttttttattccattttttttataggattatatTCATCTTATGTCAAGTCATGAGTTTTATATTTAAACACAACTTGACTTgagctaattttttaaaattaatttattatttatttatttataaatattattaaattaatcaagattattGAATCctcttatattatatatttttcttactttataATAGCACGTGGCATAATACATGCCACCAATATAGTAAGTATTGTTACTTTGTTGATGGAAGAAGGAACTTgaaagcatagttttaagacccggctcGGTGGTCGGCCCGGTCCAAGccccgggttccgggttttgaccgggtcaccggGTCGCCGGGTCGGccgagtcaatttttttttttaaattttttttttaaatcaaaacgacgtcgttttagtaaaaaaaaacaaaaaaataaaataaaaagtcaacgggtttgtgGCCGGGTCTTGACCGGGTCTTGTCGGGtcaaccgggtcccgggtcgaccgggtctggccgggtcaattcccaaacgggttttggcctt
This genomic interval from Populus alba chromosome 1, ASM523922v2, whole genome shotgun sequence contains the following:
- the LOC118061254 gene encoding uncharacterized protein isoform X2, with the protein product MGMRPNTHFDKAGWKYLQTSFKEMTGHAFTKTQLKNKWDGCKKDWRIWTKLISETGVGWSAELGTISASDEWWKTKIQEIRGAKKFRHAGIEPSLRLKFDRMFSNIVATGQYAWAPSAGMRRDDNVGVAEDPNANDEQPDLEEGSGDSEEDGIPNFTDDVCNMVRGVNMSSSSNTRSSGKRKARELDVQEGKKKRNSGIGMQLLSRFDHMVDSMSNCSDSTSICRDKKGCSIHEVMNELHSVEGVQIGDDFHAYATMFLGTRRNREMWSTMGSIENKMKWLQKMFTLRKAP
- the LOC118061254 gene encoding uncharacterized protein isoform X1, translating into MDNPETIDKAAWNKEMLHVFCDLSIKAIDMGMRPNTHFDKAGWKYLQTSFKEMTGHAFTKTQLKNKWDGCKKDWRIWTKLISETGVGWSAELGTISASDEWWKTKIQEIRGAKKFRHAGIEPSLRLKFDRMFSNIVATGQYAWAPSAGMRRDDNVGVAEDPNANDEQPDLEEGSGDSEEDGIPNFTDDVCNMVRGVNMSSSSNTRSSGKRKARELDVQEGKKKRNSGIGMQLLSRFDHMVDSMSNCSDSTSICRDKKGCSIHEVMNELHSVEGVQIGDDFHAYATMFLGTRRNREMWSTMGSIENKMKWLQKMFTLRKAP